One Methylobacterium sp. AMS5 genomic region harbors:
- a CDS encoding pitrilysin family protein, with amino-acid sequence MNLAETGTRTATSPTQALPLAAAPGIEAWHVASPVVPMIALSFTFEGGAAQDAEGKAGTAQMMARLLDEGAGDLDSDAFQEALAARAIELSFHTGPDSIGGSLKTLLTHADEAIRLLALSLAEPRFDQPAIERVRAQMIASLRYQQNDPGVLASRRYFREAFPGHAYGRSSAGTIETLSAITRDDLVALHRAVIGRGGLKVAAVGAFDEATITGMIARAFGALPEAGPLKPVPPTAINELGRRIVVDLDVPQSVIRFGMPGVAWRDPDFIPAYVLNHILGGGAFTSRLFQEVREKRGLAYSVGTSLTSHRAVAMTWGYTATKNERVVEALDVIGDEIQRLITEGPSDEELQKAKDYLTGSYALGFDTSTKIANQLVQIAFEGLGMDYIARRNDLVASVTQADIRRAGARTLGDGKMLVVAAGRPTGL; translated from the coding sequence ATGAATCTCGCCGAGACCGGCACCCGCACCGCGACGTCGCCGACCCAGGCGTTGCCGCTCGCGGCCGCCCCCGGCATCGAGGCTTGGCACGTCGCCTCGCCGGTGGTGCCGATGATCGCGCTCTCCTTCACCTTCGAGGGCGGCGCGGCGCAGGATGCGGAGGGCAAGGCGGGCACCGCGCAGATGATGGCGCGGCTGCTCGACGAGGGCGCGGGCGACCTCGACTCGGATGCCTTCCAGGAGGCGCTCGCGGCCCGCGCGATCGAGCTGAGCTTCCACACCGGCCCCGATTCCATCGGCGGCTCGCTCAAGACGCTGCTCACGCATGCCGACGAGGCGATCCGTCTGCTGGCCCTTTCCCTGGCCGAGCCGCGCTTCGATCAGCCCGCGATCGAGCGCGTCCGGGCGCAGATGATCGCCAGCCTGCGCTACCAGCAGAACGATCCCGGTGTGCTGGCCTCCCGCCGCTACTTCCGCGAGGCCTTCCCCGGTCACGCCTACGGCCGCTCCTCGGCGGGCACCATCGAGACCCTGTCGGCGATCACCCGCGACGACCTCGTGGCCCTGCACCGCGCCGTGATCGGCCGCGGCGGCCTGAAGGTCGCGGCGGTCGGCGCCTTCGACGAGGCGACGATCACCGGCATGATCGCCCGCGCCTTCGGCGCTCTGCCCGAGGCCGGCCCGCTCAAGCCGGTGCCGCCGACCGCGATCAACGAACTCGGCCGCCGCATCGTCGTCGATCTCGATGTGCCGCAGTCGGTGATCCGCTTCGGCATGCCGGGCGTGGCGTGGCGCGACCCCGACTTCATCCCGGCCTATGTGCTGAATCACATCCTGGGCGGCGGCGCCTTCACCTCGCGCCTGTTCCAGGAAGTGCGCGAGAAGCGCGGCCTGGCCTACTCGGTCGGCACCTCGCTGACCTCGCATCGCGCGGTCGCCATGACCTGGGGCTACACCGCCACCAAGAACGAGCGCGTCGTCGAGGCGCTCGACGTGATCGGCGACGAGATCCAGCGCCTCATCACCGAAGGCCCCTCGGACGAGGAGCTGCAGAAGGCCAAGGACTACCTCACCGGTTCCTACGCGCTCGGCTTCGACACCTCGACCAAGATCGCCAACCAATTGGTGCAGATCGCCTTCGAGGGTCTCGGTATGGACTACATCGCCCGCCGCAACGACCTCGTGGCGAGCGTGACCCAGGCCGACATCCGCCGGGCCGGCGCCCGCACCCTCGGCGACGGCAAGATGCTGGTGGTCGCCGCAGGGCGGCCCACGGGACTGTAG
- a CDS encoding ring-cleaving dioxygenase — MQLTGLHHVTAITAQAADNLAFYTRVLGLRLVKKTVNQDDVSAYHLFYADGRASPGTDITFFDWPAPAERRGTDSISRTLLRVGGAGSLDWWREHLARQGVSHHPAIERNGRLTLDFEDGEGQRLSLVDDGGVGPAHPWEGSPVPPEHQIRGLGPIRLTVSQPERTEAVLTQVLGFRRARTFELPEGEVTVFETGEGGPAAEVQLLEGTGAPARQGAGAVHHVAFRIPDADYEAWADRLKQRRVPSSGPVDRYYFRSLYFREPNGILFEIATDGPGFATDEPMESLGERLALPPFLEPRRAEIEAGLKPL, encoded by the coding sequence ATGCAGCTCACCGGACTCCACCACGTCACCGCCATCACGGCGCAGGCGGCCGACAACCTCGCCTTCTACACCCGCGTGCTGGGGCTCCGGCTCGTGAAGAAGACCGTCAACCAGGACGACGTCTCGGCCTACCACCTGTTCTACGCCGACGGCCGCGCCTCGCCGGGCACCGACATCACCTTCTTCGATTGGCCAGCACCCGCCGAGCGGCGCGGCACCGACAGCATCTCGCGCACGCTGCTGCGCGTCGGCGGCGCGGGAAGCCTCGACTGGTGGCGCGAGCATCTCGCCCGCCAGGGCGTGAGCCACCATCCGGCGATCGAGCGGAACGGGCGTCTCACCCTCGACTTCGAGGACGGCGAGGGCCAGCGCCTCAGCCTCGTGGACGATGGCGGCGTGGGGCCGGCGCATCCCTGGGAGGGCAGCCCGGTGCCGCCCGAGCACCAGATCCGGGGCCTTGGGCCGATCCGCCTCACGGTCTCGCAGCCCGAGCGCACCGAGGCGGTGCTGACGCAGGTCCTCGGTTTCCGCCGCGCCCGGACCTTCGAACTGCCCGAGGGCGAGGTGACGGTCTTCGAGACCGGCGAGGGCGGTCCCGCCGCGGAGGTCCAGCTTCTTGAAGGTACGGGCGCACCGGCTCGCCAGGGCGCGGGCGCCGTCCACCACGTCGCCTTCCGCATCCCGGACGCCGATTACGAGGCCTGGGCCGACCGCCTCAAGCAGCGCCGCGTCCCGTCCAGCGGTCCCGTGGATCGCTACTACTTCCGCAGCCTGTATTTCCGCGAGCCGAACGGCATCCTGTTCGAGATCGCCACCGACGGGCCGGGCTTCGCCACCGACGAGCCGATGGAATCGCTCGGCGAGCGTCTTGCGCTGCCACCGTTCCTCGAACCGCGCCGGGCGGAGATCGAAGCGGGGCTGAAGCCGCTATAG
- a CDS encoding DUF4431 domain-containing protein, which translates to MRGRMARLWLALAVAVSSSAAMAGAAAAPCYRYTERLTFSGTLAIKTYPGPPNYESVAQGDRPETVLVLLLPKPVCIEANKADASGLDEAVSGVRAVQLAATRKQLGVSSGQKVRVSGTVFAAHTGHHHTPIVMSEVKAEEAR; encoded by the coding sequence ATGCGGGGCAGGATGGCGCGACTCTGGCTTGCACTCGCGGTGGCCGTCTCTTCCTCGGCGGCGATGGCCGGAGCGGCAGCAGCCCCTTGCTATCGCTACACCGAGCGTCTGACCTTCTCAGGCACGCTGGCGATCAAGACTTATCCAGGGCCTCCGAACTACGAGAGTGTGGCCCAGGGCGACAGGCCCGAGACGGTCCTGGTGCTACTCTTGCCAAAGCCCGTCTGCATTGAGGCGAACAAGGCCGACGCGTCCGGGCTCGACGAGGCGGTATCCGGTGTCCGGGCGGTGCAACTCGCCGCCACGCGCAAGCAGCTCGGGGTTTCTTCCGGTCAAAAGGTACGCGTCTCCGGCACCGTCTTCGCAGCCCATACGGGCCATCATCACACGCCGATCGTGATGAGCGAGGTGAAGGCCGAGGAAGCTCGCTGA